The nucleotide window TGACCTGGGGGAGCACCGTCCACAGCATCATCGACCATTTCAACTCTGAACTGGTCGATGGCCTGGTCTTCACCCAGTTTGTGGGCGAAAACATGAAATACAACTCACGGACTGGTTCGACCCGCATGGTGGAACACGCCGCCTCCCGGTTCGACGCCAACTACCACGTCCTGCCAGCACCGCTGTACGTGGTAAATCAGACGGTTCACGACCTCTTGCCACAGGAACCCGCCCTTCAACAGACCATGACGCTGGCCTCGCGGATGGACCTCCTCTTCTGTGGGATCGGAACGATTGCCTCAATCGATTCAATTCCTACTTGGAACAATACCAAGGCGGACCTCTTCCCCGGCGTTGACCCCAGTCAGATTGCCGGCATGTTGTTCGGCCGGCCGTACGATATTCAAGGAAACTTCTTGATTCCTGAGCGAGACACCGTCATGGGCATTTCGCTCGACAAAGTTCTGGCAACTCCCCGGCGGTTTGGGGCCATTAAGAGTAAATTCAAAACCCATGCAGCACTTGGTGCGTTGCGGGGTAAGCTTTTGACCGATCTAGTCATTGATGAAGGCATTGCCCAGCGAATCCTAACCGCCAATAAAGACTTAAACGAAGACTAATGTACGCAAAAGCGCAAGAATCCTAGCTGGATTCTTGCGCTTTTTGCATTCATTGCTCACAATGCCCGCCTCCGGTGATCAGGACCGGGGCCTGCTATGGGGACCGCCTGCAGCCAAAAATCGGGCTTCCGGCTCGACTCGAAGCCCCCGCCAAGTTCGCGCGGTCTCCGAGCTCGTCACATGCTGTAGGTTCGGGAATAACCCACCCGAACCAACACCATCGTCACAGCTGTCCCCGGTCCTGACCACCTTCGGCTACGTTGTCGCTTAAGGGACAACGTAACTAAGCGGTCTCTTTGAAATTGAACAATGGTATACCTCTATTTCTATTTGTTCAAGCTATCGCTACCTGGTCGATTGGATTTAATAGCTAGCTATGACAAGATTTTTTACACTCTACAGTTTTCCCAAAAATCCATCTAACACCTGGTTAAACGCCACTGGCTGTTCTGCCATGACGATGTGCCCGGCGTGAGCAATCACTTTGGCCGTTCCGTTGGGCGCCAGGTTCGCGCAGGCCGCTGCGAATTTTGGATTAAAGTATGGTGACTCCTCACCAGCCACAATCAGCAATGGTACTTTTAATTGAAGCAAAACATCTCGCCAATCCTGGGCGGCATGGTCGACCAATAGT belongs to Levilactobacillus yonginensis and includes:
- a CDS encoding sugar-binding transcriptional regulator, with protein sequence MDKNMTHEELLVQVSQDYYYSNLAVSELSRKYNLSRYLVTKYLEEALQSGIVTIHVNSPVARNFQLETEFKKIFDIPHIAILRGDGSSDANANNIVAYSAKRIQLLIAESHVVGLTWGSTVHSIIDHFNSELVDGLVFTQFVGENMKYNSRTGSTRMVEHAASRFDANYHVLPAPLYVVNQTVHDLLPQEPALQQTMTLASRMDLLFCGIGTIASIDSIPTWNNTKADLFPGVDPSQIAGMLFGRPYDIQGNFLIPERDTVMGISLDKVLATPRRFGAIKSKFKTHAALGALRGKLLTDLVIDEGIAQRILTANKDLNED